One part of the Thermococcus litoralis DSM 5473 genome encodes these proteins:
- a CDS encoding ABC transporter ATP-binding protein, whose amino-acid sequence MSEYIIELENVSYKYPGSSEYAIKNINLRIKKGERVLITGPSGAGKTTLCSIFNGLVPHHYGGELEGRAIVSGRDITEATIGELAFIAGLLFQDPSSQLISPTVEDEVAFGLENKGVSPEEIEKLVDYYLRYLGIEHLKGRTPQHLSGGQQQLVALAAVLAMEPEIYVLDEPTSNLDPINSEMVFKVIHRIAKERAKTLILVEHKLEKVIDIVDRLIVMNKGEIVYNGPFEGILDDINKYEEIINLGVPIPQVTQLYALFKKSNKINSSKIPLKVPEARDVFARYIDLQNQERIKDACLKYTFQDKYTQNRKEPIIKVEDVHFVYPNGVKALNGISLEIYRGEFVSILGQNGSGKTTLVKHFNGLLKPTSGRVIVDGMDTKEVKMIQLVKKVAYCFQNPDEQIFASRVRDELAYGPKNLGYPPEKIEELVTKVSKELGLYELLDKNPFELSMGQRQILAVASVLVMEPEILIVDEPTTGQDPKGARKIMDLMKSLNQQGKTIIVITHDMNLAAEYSDRIIVINNGKKLTEGTPREVFSNLNLLKKAHLEPPQVTQLALELGLPCIPLNVQECFEIFSQLWREKDE is encoded by the coding sequence ATGTCGGAATACATAATAGAATTGGAAAATGTGTCATACAAGTATCCCGGAAGTTCAGAGTATGCTATCAAAAATATAAACTTAAGAATCAAGAAAGGCGAAAGGGTACTAATAACTGGACCTTCTGGAGCAGGTAAGACTACACTCTGTAGTATATTTAACGGCCTAGTTCCCCATCACTATGGAGGAGAATTAGAGGGGAGAGCTATAGTAAGTGGAAGAGATATAACAGAAGCGACTATTGGCGAACTAGCATTTATAGCAGGTTTACTATTTCAAGACCCCTCCTCCCAATTAATCTCCCCAACAGTAGAAGATGAAGTAGCATTTGGACTAGAGAATAAAGGAGTGTCCCCTGAAGAGATAGAGAAACTCGTAGACTATTATCTTAGGTACCTAGGAATTGAGCACTTAAAGGGAAGAACACCTCAACACCTTTCTGGGGGACAACAACAATTGGTAGCTCTAGCTGCAGTTCTTGCTATGGAACCCGAAATCTATGTACTCGATGAACCAACCTCGAATTTAGACCCTATAAATTCAGAAATGGTATTTAAAGTAATACATAGGATCGCCAAAGAAAGAGCTAAGACCTTAATTTTAGTAGAACATAAACTAGAAAAGGTAATTGATATCGTCGACCGTCTAATCGTAATGAATAAAGGAGAAATAGTCTACAATGGTCCATTTGAAGGCATTCTAGATGACATCAATAAGTACGAAGAAATAATAAATCTTGGAGTACCGATTCCACAAGTTACACAACTATACGCATTGTTCAAGAAGAGCAATAAAATAAACTCGTCAAAGATTCCTCTAAAAGTTCCTGAAGCAAGAGACGTCTTTGCAAGATATATTGATTTACAAAACCAAGAAAGAATAAAAGATGCATGCCTAAAATATACTTTCCAGGACAAATACACTCAAAACAGAAAAGAACCTATTATCAAAGTTGAAGATGTGCATTTTGTATATCCTAATGGGGTAAAAGCACTAAATGGAATATCTCTAGAAATATACAGAGGAGAATTTGTGTCAATTCTTGGACAGAATGGCTCTGGAAAAACAACCTTAGTAAAGCACTTTAATGGTCTTTTAAAACCAACTTCGGGAAGAGTAATAGTTGATGGAATGGATACCAAAGAAGTAAAAATGATTCAATTAGTAAAGAAAGTTGCATATTGTTTTCAGAACCCAGATGAACAGATATTCGCATCTAGAGTCAGGGATGAGCTGGCTTATGGCCCTAAGAACTTAGGGTATCCTCCTGAGAAGATTGAGGAGTTAGTAACCAAAGTTTCCAAAGAACTTGGACTATATGAGTTACTTGATAAAAATCCATTTGAACTGAGCATGGGGCAAAGACAAATTCTTGCAGTAGCCTCAGTTCTAGTAATGGAACCAGAAATTCTAATAGTAGATGAACCAACTACTGGACAAGATCCAAAAGGCGCGCGAAAAATCATGGATCTTATGAAATCATTAAACCAGCAAGGAAAAACAATAATTGTAATTACACACGATATGAATCTTGCAGCAGAGTATTCCGACAGAATAATTGTGATTAATAATGGAAAGAAACTCACAGAGGGCACTCCCAGAGAAGTATTCTCTAATCTAAATCTTCTGAAAAAAGCCCATCTAGAACCTCCCCAAGTTACTCAGCTTGCTCTTGAACTTGGACTCCCTTGTATCCCACTTAATGTTCAGGAATGTTTTGAAATTTTTTCCCAACTATGGAGGGAGAAAGATGAATAA
- a CDS encoding energy-coupling factor transporter transmembrane component T family protein — MNNSNKSLLYKLDPRTKMLMLLGFIIGGVLIQDPIIVLVLLLGVIAIYVKIGLTERLKKLMGTIWIAMILLFLLNFPFVKPKPGEEILLYLIPPDHVPVAISNLAQGIANALRFAFFILVATLLTETTPTADLVRALVKLKMPPEIAISIGIAFSYIPVLVKEFETIIEAQRSRGANFETKNPLKKIYLLIPVIVPAMFISIIRGREIAKVIEARGFMYDPRNRTYRRELKLKMEDKGMIILTFVFVICIAILKSKGYLEYTSTLEYLIRR, encoded by the coding sequence ATGAATAACAGCAATAAAAGCTTGCTGTATAAGCTAGACCCTAGAACGAAAATGCTAATGTTACTAGGATTTATAATCGGAGGCGTGCTTATTCAGGATCCGATAATAGTACTAGTACTACTGCTTGGGGTTATTGCAATTTATGTAAAAATTGGTCTTACAGAGAGACTGAAAAAGCTGATGGGAACTATTTGGATAGCTATGATACTCCTATTCCTACTAAACTTCCCATTTGTAAAACCAAAACCTGGAGAAGAGATACTCCTTTATCTTATACCTCCAGATCATGTTCCAGTGGCTATCTCCAATCTTGCTCAAGGAATTGCTAATGCATTAAGATTCGCATTTTTCATCTTAGTAGCAACCCTACTTACTGAGACTACTCCAACCGCAGACTTAGTCCGTGCTCTAGTAAAACTCAAAATGCCGCCAGAAATAGCCATATCTATTGGGATAGCATTTTCATACATCCCTGTACTTGTCAAGGAATTCGAGACAATCATCGAAGCTCAACGGTCAAGGGGTGCGAATTTTGAAACAAAGAATCCACTCAAAAAGATCTACCTGCTAATTCCCGTAATAGTCCCCGCAATGTTCATTTCAATAATTAGAGGTAGAGAAATAGCGAAAGTAATAGAAGCAAGGGGTTTCATGTACGATCCTAGGAATAGAACATATAGACGTGAACTAAAGCTAAAAATGGAAGATAAAGGGATGATAATATTAACTTTTGTTTTTGTAATTTGTATAGCTATCTTGAAAAGTAAAGGATATTTGGAGTATACTTCCACTTTAGAATACCTAATTAGGAGGTGA
- a CDS encoding nitroreductase family protein: MEVMKAVKGRRAVRKFKDKKIPKEHLLKILEAGIWAPSGSNIQPWEFILITQEPTIEKIKLISPGLFGNPTALIICCINKKRAEKGGRAGENTALMDVSMAAQNMMLMAYSLGIGSCPIVSFNKIALKELLNIPKDVEPILMISFGYPEFWPKPPKRRPLKEVVYVEEYGKHLE; this comes from the coding sequence ATGGAAGTAATGAAAGCAGTTAAGGGTCGTAGGGCTGTGAGAAAGTTCAAAGACAAGAAGATTCCAAAAGAACACCTCCTTAAAATCCTTGAAGCAGGAATCTGGGCCCCAAGCGGAAGTAACATCCAACCTTGGGAATTCATACTAATAACTCAAGAACCAACAATAGAGAAGATAAAACTAATATCCCCAGGCCTCTTCGGAAACCCTACAGCCTTAATAATATGCTGCATCAACAAAAAAAGAGCAGAAAAAGGAGGCAGAGCAGGAGAAAACACAGCACTAATGGATGTTTCGATGGCTGCTCAAAACATGATGTTAATGGCTTACTCACTTGGAATAGGTTCCTGCCCAATAGTTTCATTTAACAAGATTGCACTAAAAGAACTTTTGAATATTCCCAAAGATGTGGAGCCGATACTTATGATAAGTTTCGGCTATCCCGAATTCTGGCCCAAACCGCCGAAAAGACGGCCGTTAAAGGAGGTGGTGTACGTTGAAGAGTACGGAAAGCATCTTGAATGA
- a CDS encoding DUF6092 family protein, with the protein MKSTESILNDDHFKLLAFLITSARGCVGEPPLYGPLRLVDAAARLVEIMKKEGKAIPEIIELQKLIEEKKDLVMYDEEEFIKFLDDLSKKLAEIIKKQ; encoded by the coding sequence TTGAAGAGTACGGAAAGCATCTTGAATGATGATCACTTCAAACTTTTAGCCTTTTTAATAACAAGCGCTAGGGGCTGCGTTGGTGAACCTCCCTTGTACGGCCCGTTAAGATTGGTAGACGCTGCGGCAAGACTTGTTGAGATAATGAAGAAAGAAGGAAAAGCAATTCCCGAGATAATAGAACTGCAAAAGCTGATTGAAGAAAAGAAGGACTTGGTAATGTACGACGAGGAAGAGTTCATCAAATTTTTGGATGATCTTTCAAAAAAACTAGCAGAGATAATTAAAAAACAATAA
- a CDS encoding Lrp/AsnC family transcriptional regulator produces the protein MEENDTEIAVLKKIFKGRLDDLDIKIYQLLREDGRMSDTKIAEKLGVSVTTIRRRRLKLQEEGILQIVGLLLLKAANVVYADVLVKLDKEARIEEINEFINEALSNPRIYEVTEYIGGDYDILLRFFETNLERLRYHIDKFLRNRQKRIIEKYQVYPAIGSPKAWYKSFKLKF, from the coding sequence ATGGAGGAAAATGACACGGAAATAGCAGTTTTAAAGAAGATTTTCAAAGGAAGACTAGACGATTTAGATATCAAAATTTATCAACTATTACGAGAAGATGGTCGGATGAGTGACACAAAAATAGCTGAAAAACTAGGTGTTTCAGTTACCACTATTAGACGTCGTCGTCTAAAGCTTCAAGAAGAAGGAATTTTACAAATAGTTGGTCTGTTACTTTTGAAAGCAGCAAATGTTGTATATGCTGATGTATTAGTCAAATTAGATAAAGAAGCTCGAATCGAAGAGATTAATGAATTTATCAATGAAGCTCTTAGCAATCCAAGAATATATGAAGTAACCGAATACATTGGAGGGGATTATGATATCTTACTAAGATTCTTTGAAACAAATCTTGAAAGACTTAGATATCACATTGACAAGTTTCTCAGAAATAGACAAAAAAGAATCATAGAAAAGTACCAAGTGTATCCTGCAATAGGGAGCCCCAAGGCATGGTATAAATCATTTAAACTGAAATTTTGA
- a CDS encoding DUF3311 domain-containing protein: MIMFSIRRCYLMEKTKAYTYAILLGTIPWIAYVVISPFFNKAEPLILGMPPLMFWNTLWLILTSLCLYGAYKFELGGGLLE, from the coding sequence ATGATTATGTTTTCAATTAGGAGGTGCTACCTTATGGAAAAAACAAAAGCATATACTTATGCAATATTGTTGGGAACAATACCCTGGATAGCATATGTCGTTATCTCGCCATTTTTCAACAAAGCAGAGCCACTGATCCTAGGAATGCCTCCACTGATGTTTTGGAACACCCTATGGTTGATATTGACATCTTTATGTCTATATGGGGCGTACAAATTTGAGCTAGGAGGTGGATTACTTGAGTAG
- a CDS encoding sodium:solute symporter family protein, with amino-acid sequence MDYLSSATVPLLLVLGWVLLSLIVGVMAGIKRKFTLEGYLVSGRGLGLIFLYVLMAGEIYSAYAFLGTGGWAYSYGMPIMYAIGYGALAYSFGYFYARYVWKAGKAFGCVTQADYFQVRYNSKTLAVIVALIGIIFNIPYLQLQLQGLGYIVNVGSLGSISTRAGIIIGMVIMMIYVYTSGLRGISWTNLLQATLMFIVAWAVLFAIPFKQFGGISELFKTLAQTKPDHLILHPPMGIAWYVSTLILSGLGFFMYPQMYPSIYGARDLKTLKRNYVLLPIYSIFMIPVILAGFTVAALGLKLGAPDEAVLKAVEITYPSWVLGIVGAAGFAAAASTASAILLSLAGLLSKNLYTIVKPNASDKELVIASRASVVILGTLAMLLALYTPGRLVSLLLLAYAGMTQMFPAAVFGLFWKRMNKYAAGAGMIAGLITITYLRLVLKTNPLGIHFGLWGVLVNVIVTVVVALVTKPEEEIFQKFKEAVVSL; translated from the coding sequence GTGGATTACTTGAGTAGTGCAACAGTCCCATTGCTATTAGTGTTAGGGTGGGTTCTGTTAAGCCTCATAGTGGGTGTAATGGCAGGAATCAAAAGGAAGTTTACTCTTGAAGGATATCTAGTTTCAGGAAGAGGTCTCGGATTGATCTTTTTATATGTACTTATGGCCGGTGAAATTTACAGTGCATACGCATTCCTAGGAACTGGAGGCTGGGCATATTCGTATGGTATGCCAATAATGTATGCAATTGGGTATGGAGCCCTAGCTTATTCATTCGGCTACTTTTATGCAAGATATGTATGGAAAGCAGGTAAGGCATTTGGGTGTGTAACTCAAGCGGACTATTTCCAGGTAAGATACAACAGCAAAACTCTTGCAGTAATAGTTGCATTGATTGGAATTATATTTAATATTCCATATCTCCAGTTACAGCTACAAGGACTGGGTTATATTGTTAATGTAGGATCTCTTGGGAGTATTTCTACAAGGGCAGGGATAATAATTGGAATGGTCATTATGATGATCTACGTATATACAAGTGGATTAAGGGGAATTTCTTGGACAAACCTGCTTCAAGCGACTCTCATGTTCATAGTTGCATGGGCAGTTCTATTTGCAATTCCTTTCAAACAGTTTGGAGGAATTAGTGAGCTGTTCAAAACTCTAGCACAAACAAAACCCGATCATTTAATTCTTCATCCTCCAATGGGGATAGCGTGGTATGTTTCTACGCTAATTCTTAGTGGCCTAGGCTTCTTTATGTACCCCCAAATGTATCCGTCCATATACGGAGCAAGAGACCTTAAGACTCTAAAAAGAAATTATGTCCTTTTGCCGATCTATTCAATATTCATGATTCCTGTAATTTTAGCAGGCTTTACAGTAGCTGCTTTAGGTCTAAAACTTGGGGCTCCTGATGAAGCCGTTTTAAAAGCTGTCGAAATTACGTATCCATCGTGGGTATTGGGGATAGTAGGTGCTGCTGGATTTGCAGCAGCAGCATCGACAGCAAGTGCAATACTCCTTTCATTGGCAGGACTGTTGTCCAAGAACTTGTACACGATTGTAAAGCCTAATGCATCAGATAAGGAGCTTGTTATAGCAAGTAGAGCCTCAGTTGTTATTCTTGGTACTTTAGCAATGCTTTTGGCCTTGTATACCCCTGGGAGGCTCGTTTCATTGTTGCTCTTGGCATATGCAGGAATGACACAAATGTTTCCAGCTGCGGTGTTTGGACTATTTTGGAAGAGAATGAACAAATATGCCGCTGGGGCAGGGATGATTGCAGGGTTGATAACAATTACATACTTACGTCTTGTACTAAAAACAAATCCATTAGGAATTCACTTTGGTCTTTGGGGTGTACTTGTAAATGTCATTGTGACTGTAGTAGTGGCATTAGTTACAAAACCAGAGGAAGAAATTTTCCAGAAATTCAAGGAAGCTGTAGTTTCTTTATGA
- the cpsA gene encoding carboxypeptidase CpsA, giving the protein MKEEIIKKAKELENYIIEKRRDFHMYPELKYEEERTSQIVTEELKKLGYEVIRTAKTGVIGILRGSKEGKTVALRADMDALPVQEENDVPYKSRILGKMHACGHDAHVAMLLGAARILAEIKDNLNGTVKLIFQPAEEGGLGAKKIVEEGHLDDVDAVFGIHVWAELPSGAIGIKSGPLLASADAFRVIIKGKGGHGAVPHLSIDPIAASVDLVNAYQKIISREIDPLQPAVISVTSIKAGTTFNVIPETAELLGTIRTFSEEVRNYIIERMEQITEEYSKGMRTEGKFELTMEYIPPTINDENLAKFAKDVLSDIGKVVEPRPTMGAEDFAFYTTKSPGLFILLGIRNEEKGIIYPHHHPKFNVDEDVLWIGSAIYSLLAYKYLEGRI; this is encoded by the coding sequence ATGAAAGAGGAAATAATAAAGAAAGCTAAGGAATTGGAGAATTACATTATCGAAAAACGTCGTGATTTCCATATGTATCCTGAACTTAAATATGAAGAAGAGAGAACATCTCAGATAGTTACTGAAGAACTTAAAAAACTTGGTTATGAGGTTATTAGAACTGCCAAAACTGGTGTCATAGGGATTCTAAGGGGAAGTAAAGAGGGAAAAACTGTGGCTTTGAGGGCTGATATGGATGCTTTGCCTGTTCAGGAGGAGAATGACGTTCCCTATAAGTCCAGAATTCTGGGAAAAATGCACGCTTGTGGACACGATGCTCATGTAGCAATGCTCCTCGGAGCAGCAAGAATATTGGCTGAAATAAAAGATAACTTGAATGGAACTGTAAAACTCATTTTCCAACCCGCTGAGGAAGGTGGTCTTGGAGCTAAAAAAATTGTAGAGGAGGGACACTTAGATGATGTAGATGCAGTATTTGGTATTCATGTATGGGCGGAACTACCTTCGGGAGCAATAGGCATAAAGAGTGGTCCACTTTTAGCATCGGCAGATGCTTTTAGAGTGATAATAAAGGGAAAAGGAGGCCATGGTGCTGTTCCCCATCTCTCAATTGACCCTATTGCAGCTTCAGTTGATTTAGTAAACGCTTACCAAAAGATTATATCTAGAGAAATTGACCCTCTTCAGCCTGCAGTTATTAGTGTTACTAGCATAAAAGCTGGGACTACTTTTAATGTAATTCCAGAAACTGCGGAGCTTTTGGGAACTATACGAACATTTAGTGAAGAAGTAAGAAATTATATAATTGAAAGGATGGAACAGATAACAGAGGAATACTCAAAAGGTATGAGAACTGAAGGAAAATTTGAATTGACTATGGAGTATATCCCTCCCACTATAAATGATGAAAACCTTGCTAAATTTGCAAAAGATGTGCTTTCCGACATTGGAAAAGTGGTAGAACCTAGGCCAACTATGGGGGCTGAAGATTTTGCCTTTTATACCACAAAAAGTCCAGGACTCTTCATCCTTTTAGGAATACGAAATGAAGAGAAAGGAATAATTTATCCTCACCATCATCCGAAATTCAATGTTGACGAAGATGTCCTTTGGATAGGAAGTGCAATATATTCGCTTTTGGCATACAAGTACTTGGAGGGCAGAATATGA
- a CDS encoding pyroglutamyl-peptidase I translates to MKKVLITGFEPFGGDSKNPTEQIAKYFDRKQIGNAMVYGRVLPVSVKRATIELKRYLEEIKPEIVINLGLAPTYSNITVERIAVNIIDARIPDNDGYQPIDEKIEEDAPLAYMATLPVRAITKTLRDNGIPATISYSAGTYLCNYVMFKTLHFSKIEGYPLKAGFIHVPYTPDQVVNKFFLLGKNTPSMCLEAEIKAIELAVKVSLDYLEKDRDDIKIPL, encoded by the coding sequence ATGAAAAAAGTATTGATAACAGGATTTGAACCATTTGGTGGGGATAGCAAAAACCCAACCGAACAAATTGCTAAATATTTTGACAGAAAACAAATCGGCAATGCAATGGTTTATGGAAGAGTTTTGCCAGTATCTGTAAAACGGGCCACTATTGAGCTAAAGAGATATTTAGAAGAAATAAAACCGGAAATAGTGATTAATTTAGGATTGGCCCCAACATATAGCAATATTACAGTAGAAAGAATAGCTGTAAACATCATTGATGCTCGAATCCCAGATAATGATGGGTATCAGCCTATAGATGAGAAAATTGAAGAAGACGCACCTCTTGCATATATGGCCACACTTCCAGTTAGAGCCATTACAAAGACACTCAGGGATAATGGTATTCCAGCTACAATTTCATATAGTGCCGGCACGTATCTTTGCAATTACGTGATGTTCAAGACATTACACTTCTCAAAAATTGAAGGATATCCACTTAAAGCAGGATTCATTCATGTCCCATACACTCCAGATCAGGTTGTTAATAAATTTTTCCTTTTAGGAAAAAATACCCCCAGTATGTGTCTAGAAGCTGAAATAAAGGCAATAGAACTGGCGGTGAAAGTTAGTCTAGACTATTTAGAGAAAGATAGAGATGATATAAAGATTCCATTATGA
- a CDS encoding NYN domain-containing protein — protein sequence MEIKEKTQIGLIVNGPNILVRRFNLSLEEILEILRKEGRIAIGKVILNHNATPKLIEAVVNYGLEPVIVNGRVDVAVAVESMKLLYNSGIDVIALGVRDTHFMPILFEAKKVGKKVIVIAPEEGLSEAIQNTADKVIKITSSSRYDYLTTNFTTIRV from the coding sequence ATGGAAATAAAAGAAAAGACTCAAATTGGTTTAATTGTTAATGGTCCTAACATTTTAGTTAGAAGGTTTAATCTTAGTCTAGAGGAAATTTTAGAAATCTTAAGAAAAGAGGGTAGAATTGCCATAGGAAAAGTTATTCTTAATCACAATGCAACTCCAAAACTTATTGAAGCTGTTGTTAATTATGGCTTAGAGCCAGTTATTGTTAATGGGCGAGTCGATGTTGCTGTTGCTGTTGAGTCTATGAAACTCCTCTACAATTCGGGAATAGACGTCATAGCACTGGGTGTCAGGGATACTCACTTCATGCCGATTCTTTTTGAAGCAAAAAAAGTTGGAAAAAAGGTTATAGTCATAGCACCAGAAGAGGGGTTAAGTGAAGCTATTCAAAATACTGCGGATAAAGTTATAAAGATTACCTCATCTTCTAGATATGATTATCTGACAACTAACTTTACTACTATTCGAGTTTAA
- a CDS encoding Lrp/AsnC family transcriptional regulator: MGKNRERSINLDEEEIKFWKEISGGKLDTIDVKIYLALREDGRLSDTDLANIVGVSVPTARRRRLALQEKGLQIIGLLLFEEFDMASADVIIKFQKNIKKENITLFIKEACENPKVFEVDEYIGEYDLVIKFFDKNFKELKHTIDSFLTSREIIEKYIILPVVASPKLFSKKMTYKHGSKQK, from the coding sequence ATGGGAAAGAACAGAGAAAGAAGTATAAACTTGGATGAAGAGGAAATAAAATTTTGGAAAGAGATCAGTGGGGGTAAACTTGATACTATTGACGTGAAAATCTATCTCGCATTAAGAGAAGACGGTAGATTATCAGATACTGACCTAGCAAATATTGTTGGGGTTTCAGTTCCAACTGCAAGGAGAAGACGTTTGGCATTACAGGAAAAAGGTCTCCAGATAATAGGGCTGTTGCTTTTTGAGGAGTTTGATATGGCGTCGGCTGATGTTATAATAAAATTTCAGAAAAACATCAAGAAAGAGAACATAACCCTTTTTATAAAAGAAGCGTGTGAAAATCCAAAAGTGTTCGAAGTGGATGAATATATTGGAGAATACGACTTGGTGATAAAGTTTTTTGACAAAAATTTCAAAGAACTCAAGCATACAATAGACTCGTTTTTGACAAGTAGAGAGATAATAGAGAAATACATAATTCTTCCAGTTGTTGCGAGTCCAAAGTTATTCTCAAAGAAAATGACATATAAACACGGTAGTAAACAAAAATAG
- a CDS encoding ABC transporter substrate-binding protein has protein sequence MKKVAISIFLMSLVILGVIASGCIGGETTSTVQSSKETPSSTETESQVSNVVIYGYESEMITLDPSIEFSNSIIMLANLYECLVKYTDKGLEPWLATSWEHNENGTEWVFHLRKGVKFHSGNEMTAKDVKWSIERTIRMGMGPAFIWDPIESIEIIDDYTVKFKLKYPANLPLIASSAYGAYIMDSAFLSKIGDDKAITEYLNQGHDAGTGPYAIVKYDPKTEVVFKKFDEYWGGWEKDQFDTAIIKIVPDPALREQMVTSGEVHIAKNLPLDDIPQLQQNPNIVLHEEPSFRVLYGMLNTKKEPLNNKLVRKALSYAVPYKDIVDYVLGGHGYIAKGPIPKGIMGYFEDLPTYTYDIEKAKQLLTEAGYPNGGFKLLLTYTQGDEAEGKVAEVLKAEWQKLGIEVEIRPMNWEQQWALARSDPQNAQDILLFYWWPTYPTPYDYLFNMFHCENETLFNLCYYCNPEFDNLIDQAVVLEASNPQKAEQLYKQAIELLIDDAPAIFFYSPNYIYAVHKSIKGFKAYPAYPEVVFFYELRKI, from the coding sequence ATGAAAAAAGTTGCTATTAGTATATTTTTAATGAGTCTGGTAATATTAGGAGTTATTGCCAGTGGATGTATTGGGGGAGAAACAACTTCCACTGTTCAATCCTCCAAAGAGACCCCATCCTCTACAGAAACTGAATCTCAAGTTTCCAACGTTGTGATATATGGCTACGAGTCTGAAATGATCACGTTAGATCCCAGTATTGAGTTTTCTAATTCAATAATAATGTTAGCTAACTTATACGAATGCCTTGTGAAGTATACTGATAAGGGATTAGAACCTTGGCTTGCAACTTCATGGGAACACAATGAAAATGGTACCGAGTGGGTATTTCACCTGAGGAAGGGAGTGAAATTCCATAGTGGTAATGAGATGACAGCAAAAGATGTAAAATGGAGCATAGAACGAACAATTAGAATGGGCATGGGCCCAGCTTTTATTTGGGATCCAATTGAGAGTATAGAGATCATAGATGATTATACAGTTAAATTCAAACTCAAGTATCCAGCGAATCTTCCTTTGATTGCTTCCTCTGCATATGGGGCATATATCATGGACAGTGCCTTTCTTTCAAAGATTGGAGACGATAAAGCTATCACAGAATATCTTAATCAAGGACATGATGCAGGAACAGGCCCATATGCAATAGTGAAGTATGATCCAAAAACAGAGGTAGTTTTCAAAAAATTTGATGAGTATTGGGGTGGATGGGAAAAAGATCAGTTTGACACGGCGATAATAAAAATAGTCCCTGACCCAGCTCTTAGGGAACAGATGGTAACAAGTGGAGAAGTACATATAGCCAAAAACCTTCCACTTGATGATATACCTCAGCTACAACAGAATCCAAATATAGTGCTACATGAAGAGCCTTCTTTCCGTGTTCTTTATGGAATGCTAAATACAAAAAAAGAACCATTGAACAATAAGCTCGTTAGAAAAGCTCTAAGTTATGCAGTCCCATACAAGGATATTGTAGACTACGTTCTTGGCGGTCATGGATACATAGCGAAGGGTCCAATTCCAAAGGGAATAATGGGATACTTTGAAGATCTCCCAACTTATACTTATGATATTGAAAAAGCAAAACAGCTTCTTACTGAAGCAGGATATCCTAATGGAGGATTTAAATTACTCCTTACATACACGCAAGGTGATGAAGCAGAAGGAAAAGTTGCTGAAGTTCTTAAGGCTGAGTGGCAGAAGCTTGGAATAGAGGTAGAAATCCGTCCAATGAACTGGGAACAGCAGTGGGCACTAGCTAGGAGCGATCCACAAAATGCTCAAGACATCCTCTTATTCTATTGGTGGCCCACATATCCCACACCATACGATTATCTCTTTAACATGTTCCATTGCGAAAATGAGACCCTGTTCAACTTGTGCTACTATTGTAACCCTGAATTCGACAACCTTATTGATCAAGCTGTAGTCTTAGAAGCTTCTAATCCGCAAAAAGCTGAACAGTTATACAAACAAGCAATAGAGCTCCTAATTGACGATGCTCCAGCGATTTTCTTCTATTCGCCAAACTATATCTACGCCGTCCATAAAAGTATCAAAGGATTCAAAGCATATCCTGCATATCCGGAAGTAGTTTTCTTTTATGAACTAAGAAAGATATGA